A single Struthio camelus isolate bStrCam1 chromosome 6, bStrCam1.hap1, whole genome shotgun sequence DNA region contains:
- the LOC104145709 gene encoding histamine N-methyltransferase — MASAMKSLITNHGRYVESFRIFLKNSTEHQCMQEFIEQQLPGVISSIGNGKSTINILSVGGGAGEIDLLMLSKVQARYPGVTINNEVIEPSAEQIFSYKERVAKTSNLENIKFTWHKETAYEYESRMNAEKDSKKWDFIHMVQMLYYVKDIPATIRYFHRLLEAQAKLLIILVSGASGWETLWKKYGSHLPLNDLCFYITSADIEAILNSAGLKHQLYELPSHMDITSCFTEGNTDGELLLDFLTETCEFSKTAPPELKQQIMEELRKPECSEERDGKVLFNNNLSVIVIEP, encoded by the exons ATGGCGTCTGCCATGAAGAGCTTGATCACCAACCACGGCAGATATGTTGAGTCTTTCCGCATCTTCCTGAAGAACTCAACCGAGCACCAGTGCATGCAGGAATTCATCGAGCAGCAGCTGCCCGGTGTAATATCCAG tatTGGAAATGGGAAGTCTACAATCAATATTCTAAGTGTCGGTGGTGGTGCAG gtGAGATTGACCTGCTGATGCTCTCAAAAGTGCAAGCCAGGTACCCAGGGGTCACCATCAACAACGAGGTGATAGAGCCAAGTGCTGAGCAAATCTTCAGCTACAAAG AGCGTGTAGCGAAGACATCAAACCTCGAGAACATAAAGTTTACCTGGCACAAGGAGACAGCTTATGAATATGAAAGTCGAATGAATGCAGAAAAAGACTCTAAAAAATGGGACTTCATTCATATGGTTCAG ATGCTGTACTATGTGAAAGACATCCCGGCTACCATCCGGTATTTCCACCGGCTCTTGGAGGCACAGGCGAAGCTCCTCATCATCCTGGTGTCAG GAGCCAGTGGCTGGGAAACACTGTGGAAGAAGTATGGGTCTCACTTACCTCTAAACGATCTTTGCTTTTACATTACCTCTGCTGACATCGAAGCGATCCTCAACTCAGCAGGGCTGAAGCACCAGCTTTACGAGCTCCCGTCCCACATGGATATAACCAGCTGTTTCACGGAGGGGAACACAGATGGGGAGCTGTTGCTGGATTTTTTGACAGAAACTTGTGAGTTTTCTAAAACTGCTCCTCCTGAACTGAAACAGCAAATAATGGAAGAATTAAGAAAGCCTGAATGCAGCgaagaaagagatggaaaggTGCTTTTTAACAACAATCTGAGTGTAATAGTGATAGAGCCATGA